Proteins encoded within one genomic window of Odocoileus virginianus isolate 20LAN1187 ecotype Illinois chromosome 2, Ovbor_1.2, whole genome shotgun sequence:
- the LOC110146678 gene encoding olfactory receptor 1L8-like, translated as MERLNQTSSVSEFILLGLSSRPEDQKPLFILFLIIYLVTITGNVLIILAIHSNPQLHIPMYVFLSVLSFIDIWYTTTIVPRMLVNFLLEKKTISYAGCLTQMYFFCALGNTDNCLLAAMAYDRYVAICDPFHYVTIMSRRTCVLLVAISCSLPHFHSLLHILLLNQLTFCNSNVVHHFLCDINPLLKLSCSSIFVNDLTIKTEGLAFWVTPFLCIVFSYVRILVAVLRIPSAAGRHKAFSTCGSHFTVVILFYGSIFYVYLQPLSSYTVRDRVATLVYTVLSSMLNPFIYSLRNKDMKRGLGKLMGRRKS; from the coding sequence ATGGAAAGACTCAACCAAACCAGCAGTGTCTCTGAGTTCATACTCCTGGGACTTTCCTCGCGGCCAGAGGACCAGAAGCCACTCTTTATCCTCTTCCTCATCATATACCTGGTCACCATAACAGGGAATGTGCTCATCATCCTGGCCATCCACTCCAACCCCCAACTGCACATCCCCATGTATGTCTTCTTGAGTGTCCTGTCTTTCATTGACATTTGGTATACAACAACCATTGTCCCCAGGATGCTGGTGAACTTCTTGTTGGAGAAGAAGACCATCTCCTATGCTGGGTGTCTGACCCAGATGTATTTTTTCTGTGCTTTGGGCAACACTGATAATTGTCTTCTGGCagccatggcctatgaccgctatgtggccatctgtgaTCCCTTCCACTATGTCACCATCATGAGCCGCCGCACCTGTGTCCTGCTGGTGGCCATCTCCTGCTCATTGCCTCACTTTCACTCACTCCTACACATACTTCTGCTGAATCAGCTCACTTTCTGCAACTCCAATGTTGTCCACCACTTCCTCTGTGACATCAACCCTCTGCTGAAATTGTCCTGCTCCTCCATATTTGTCAACGATCTCACAATAAAGACGGAAGGACTGGCGTTTTGGGTGACCCCCTTCCTATGCATTGTTTTCTCGTACGTGCGAATCCTCGTAGCAGTTCTCAGGATCCCCTCGGCTGCAGGGAGACacaaagccttctccacctgtggctCCCACTTCACTGTGGTGATCCTGTTTTATGGAAGCATCTTCTATGTCTATTTACAGCCTTTGTCCAGCTACACTGTTCGGGACCGAGTGGCTACACTTGTCTACACGGTCCTGTCCTCCATGCTCAACCCTTTCATTTACAGTCTGAGAAACAAAGACATGAAGAGGGGCCTAGGGAAGCTGATGGGCAGGAGGAAATCCTAG